A section of the Tenrec ecaudatus isolate mTenEca1 chromosome 10, mTenEca1.hap1, whole genome shotgun sequence genome encodes:
- the ENTR1 gene encoding endosome-associated-trafficking regulator 1 isoform X2, which translates to MPLLGDFGCGKGKGAERGLPRAHGTRFGDDKLEELEEVNPFSFKEFLKAKNFSLSKEDPPNSRVYTKEAPRHSLGLERRSPSPQTVGYSLDYSQPFFEDPTGAGELLDEDEDEDETWTGAYLPSSVEQTHPLRAATSTSPCSTYMSFFSSPSELAGPESLPPWTLSGTGSRASPEPPSSSPSPDFAAHGESLGDRHLRTLQISYEALKEENSKLRRKLNEVQSFSETQTEMVRTLERRLEAKMAKEERDYRDLESVVQQVEQNLELMTKRAVKAENQVVKLKQDLGLLQAQISTFEQENEALRCGQGASLTVVKQNTDMALQNLRIVMSNAHESIKQLVSGAETLNLVAEILKSIDRISEIKEEPEDES; encoded by the exons ATGCCGCTGCTGGGCG ATTTTGGCTGTGGAAAGGGGAAAGGTGCTGAGCGAGGCCTGCCCAGGGCCCATGGGACACGCTTTGGAG ATGACAAACTTGAAGAGCTTGAAGAGGTGAATCCGTTCTCCTTTAAGGAATTCCTGAAAGCCAAGAATTTCAGCCTGTCCAAAGAGGACCCCCCCAACAGTCGGGTTTATACGAAG gaggcccCGCGGCACTCCCTGGGGCTCGAACGCCGCTCCCCCAGCCCACAGACCGTGGGGTACAGCCTGGACTACTCCCAGCCATTCTTCGAAGACCCCACGGGGGCCGGCGAGCTCCTGGACGAGGACGAGGACGAGGACGAGACCTGGACGGGGGCCTACCTGCCGTCTTCAGTAGAGCAGACCCACCCCCTCAGGGCCGCCACCAGCACATCGCCCTGCAGCACCTACATGTCCTTCTTCTCCAGCCCGTCGGAGCTGGCTGGGCCCGAGTCTCTGCCCCCATGGACGCTGAGTGGCACGGGCTCCCGCGCCTCTCCAGAGCCCCCTTCCAGTAGCCCCAGCCCAGATTTTGCAGCCCACGGAGAGTCTCTGGGGGACCGCCACCTGCGGACGCTGCAGATAAGTTACGAAGCA CTGAAAGAGGAAAACTCTAAGCTCAGAAGAAAGCTGAATGAGGTTCAGAGCTTCTCTGAAACTCAAACAGAAAT GGTGAGGACGCTAGAGCGGAGGCTGGAGGCGAAGATGGCCAAGGAGGAGCGAGACTACCGTGACCTGGAGTCCGTGGTCCAGCAGGTGGAGCAGAACCTGGAGCTGATGACC AAACGGGCCGTGAAGGCAGAGAACCAGGTGGTGAAGCTGAAGCAGGACTTGGGGCTGCTCCAG GCGCAGATCTCCACCTTCGAGCAGGAGAACGAGGCCCTGCGGTGCGGCCAGGGTGCCAGCCTGACTGTGGTGAAGCAGAACACCGACATGGCCCTGCAGAACCTCCGGATTGTCATGAGCAATGCACACGAGTCCATAAA GCAGCTGGTTTCTGGAGCGGAGACACTGAACCTTGTCGCCGAGATCCTCAAATCTATAGACAGAATTTCTGAGATTAAAGAGGAGCCGGAGGATGAGTCCTGA
- the ENTR1 gene encoding endosome-associated-trafficking regulator 1 isoform X4: MPLLGDDKLEELEEVNPFSFKEFLKAKNFSLSKEDPPNSRVYTKEAPRHSLGLERRSPSPQTVGYSLDYSQPFFEDPTGAGELLDEDEDEDETWTGAYLPSSVEQTHPLRAATSTSPCSTYMSFFSSPSELAGPESLPPWTLSGTGSRASPEPPSSSPSPDFAAHGESLGDRHLRTLQISYEALKEENSKLRRKLNEVQSFSETQTEMVRTLERRLEAKMAKEERDYRDLESVVQQVEQNLELMTKRAVKAENQVVKLKQDLGLLQAQISTFEQENEALRCGQGASLTVVKQNTDMALQNLRIVMSNAHESIKQLVSGAETLNLVAEILKSIDRISEIKEEPEDES, translated from the exons ATGCCGCTGCTGGGCG ATGACAAACTTGAAGAGCTTGAAGAGGTGAATCCGTTCTCCTTTAAGGAATTCCTGAAAGCCAAGAATTTCAGCCTGTCCAAAGAGGACCCCCCCAACAGTCGGGTTTATACGAAG gaggcccCGCGGCACTCCCTGGGGCTCGAACGCCGCTCCCCCAGCCCACAGACCGTGGGGTACAGCCTGGACTACTCCCAGCCATTCTTCGAAGACCCCACGGGGGCCGGCGAGCTCCTGGACGAGGACGAGGACGAGGACGAGACCTGGACGGGGGCCTACCTGCCGTCTTCAGTAGAGCAGACCCACCCCCTCAGGGCCGCCACCAGCACATCGCCCTGCAGCACCTACATGTCCTTCTTCTCCAGCCCGTCGGAGCTGGCTGGGCCCGAGTCTCTGCCCCCATGGACGCTGAGTGGCACGGGCTCCCGCGCCTCTCCAGAGCCCCCTTCCAGTAGCCCCAGCCCAGATTTTGCAGCCCACGGAGAGTCTCTGGGGGACCGCCACCTGCGGACGCTGCAGATAAGTTACGAAGCA CTGAAAGAGGAAAACTCTAAGCTCAGAAGAAAGCTGAATGAGGTTCAGAGCTTCTCTGAAACTCAAACAGAAAT GGTGAGGACGCTAGAGCGGAGGCTGGAGGCGAAGATGGCCAAGGAGGAGCGAGACTACCGTGACCTGGAGTCCGTGGTCCAGCAGGTGGAGCAGAACCTGGAGCTGATGACC AAACGGGCCGTGAAGGCAGAGAACCAGGTGGTGAAGCTGAAGCAGGACTTGGGGCTGCTCCAG GCGCAGATCTCCACCTTCGAGCAGGAGAACGAGGCCCTGCGGTGCGGCCAGGGTGCCAGCCTGACTGTGGTGAAGCAGAACACCGACATGGCCCTGCAGAACCTCCGGATTGTCATGAGCAATGCACACGAGTCCATAAA GCAGCTGGTTTCTGGAGCGGAGACACTGAACCTTGTCGCCGAGATCCTCAAATCTATAGACAGAATTTCTGAGATTAAAGAGGAGCCGGAGGATGAGTCCTGA
- the ENTR1 gene encoding endosome-associated-trafficking regulator 1 isoform X7, which yields MAGYARRPGATPLSRARSLVIPDAPAFFERRSCLPQLDCERPPGGAPDPHFLGIRPTFMCYVPSPVLASVGDPDDKLEELEEVNPFSFKEFLKAKNFSLSKEDPPNSRVYTKEAPRHSLGLERRSPSPQTVGYSLDYSQPFFEDPTGAGELLDEDEDEDETWTGAYLPSSVEQTHPLRAATSTSPCSTYMSFFSSPSELAGPESLPPWTLSGTGSRASPEPPSSSPSPDFAAHGESLGDRHLRTLQISYEALKEENSKLRRKLNEVQSFSETQTEMVRTLERRLEAKMAKEERDYRDLESVVQQVEQNLELMTKRAVKAENQVVKLKQDLGLLQAQISTFEQENEALRCGQGASLTVVKQNTDMALQNLRIVMSNAHESIKQLVSGAETLNLVAEILKSIDRISEIKEEPEDES from the exons ATGGCGGGCTACGCGCGCCGCCCGGGCGCCACGCCGCTGTCCCGAGCCCGGAGCTTGGTCATTCCGGACG CTCCAGCGTTCTTTGAGCGCCGGTCTTGTCTCCCCCAGCTAGACTGTGAGCGCCCCCCTGGCGGGGCGCCGGACCCCCACTTCCTCGGCATTCGGCCGACGTTCATGTGTTACGTGCCCAGCCCGGTGCTGGCGTCCGTGGGAGACCCAG ATGACAAACTTGAAGAGCTTGAAGAGGTGAATCCGTTCTCCTTTAAGGAATTCCTGAAAGCCAAGAATTTCAGCCTGTCCAAAGAGGACCCCCCCAACAGTCGGGTTTATACGAAG gaggcccCGCGGCACTCCCTGGGGCTCGAACGCCGCTCCCCCAGCCCACAGACCGTGGGGTACAGCCTGGACTACTCCCAGCCATTCTTCGAAGACCCCACGGGGGCCGGCGAGCTCCTGGACGAGGACGAGGACGAGGACGAGACCTGGACGGGGGCCTACCTGCCGTCTTCAGTAGAGCAGACCCACCCCCTCAGGGCCGCCACCAGCACATCGCCCTGCAGCACCTACATGTCCTTCTTCTCCAGCCCGTCGGAGCTGGCTGGGCCCGAGTCTCTGCCCCCATGGACGCTGAGTGGCACGGGCTCCCGCGCCTCTCCAGAGCCCCCTTCCAGTAGCCCCAGCCCAGATTTTGCAGCCCACGGAGAGTCTCTGGGGGACCGCCACCTGCGGACGCTGCAGATAAGTTACGAAGCA CTGAAAGAGGAAAACTCTAAGCTCAGAAGAAAGCTGAATGAGGTTCAGAGCTTCTCTGAAACTCAAACAGAAAT GGTGAGGACGCTAGAGCGGAGGCTGGAGGCGAAGATGGCCAAGGAGGAGCGAGACTACCGTGACCTGGAGTCCGTGGTCCAGCAGGTGGAGCAGAACCTGGAGCTGATGACC AAACGGGCCGTGAAGGCAGAGAACCAGGTGGTGAAGCTGAAGCAGGACTTGGGGCTGCTCCAG GCGCAGATCTCCACCTTCGAGCAGGAGAACGAGGCCCTGCGGTGCGGCCAGGGTGCCAGCCTGACTGTGGTGAAGCAGAACACCGACATGGCCCTGCAGAACCTCCGGATTGTCATGAGCAATGCACACGAGTCCATAAA GCAGCTGGTTTCTGGAGCGGAGACACTGAACCTTGTCGCCGAGATCCTCAAATCTATAGACAGAATTTCTGAGATTAAAGAGGAGCCGGAGGATGAGTCCTGA
- the ENTR1 gene encoding endosome-associated-trafficking regulator 1 isoform X6 encodes MAGYARRPGATPLSRARSLVIPDAPAFFERRSCLPQLDCERPPGGAPDPHFLGIRPTFMCYVPSPVLASVGDPDFGCGKGKGAERGLPRAHGTRFGDDKLEELEEVNPFSFKEFLKAKNFSLSKEDPPNSRVYTKEAPRHSLGLERRSPSPQTVGYSLDYSQPFFEDPTGAGELLDEDEDEDETWTGAYLPSSVEQTHPLRAATSTSPCSTYMSFFSSPSELAGPESLPPWTLSGTGSRASPEPPSSSPSPDFAAHGESLGDRHLRTLQISYEALKEENSKLRRKLNEVQSFSETQTEMVRTLERRLEAKMAKEERDYRDLESVVQQVEQNLELMTKRAVKAENQVVKLKQDLGLLQAQISTFEQENEALRCGQGASLTVVKQNTDMALQNLRIVMSNAHESIKQLVSGAETLNLVAEILKSIDRISEIKEEPEDES; translated from the exons ATGGCGGGCTACGCGCGCCGCCCGGGCGCCACGCCGCTGTCCCGAGCCCGGAGCTTGGTCATTCCGGACG CTCCAGCGTTCTTTGAGCGCCGGTCTTGTCTCCCCCAGCTAGACTGTGAGCGCCCCCCTGGCGGGGCGCCGGACCCCCACTTCCTCGGCATTCGGCCGACGTTCATGTGTTACGTGCCCAGCCCGGTGCTGGCGTCCGTGGGAGACCCAG ATTTTGGCTGTGGAAAGGGGAAAGGTGCTGAGCGAGGCCTGCCCAGGGCCCATGGGACACGCTTTGGAG ATGACAAACTTGAAGAGCTTGAAGAGGTGAATCCGTTCTCCTTTAAGGAATTCCTGAAAGCCAAGAATTTCAGCCTGTCCAAAGAGGACCCCCCCAACAGTCGGGTTTATACGAAG gaggcccCGCGGCACTCCCTGGGGCTCGAACGCCGCTCCCCCAGCCCACAGACCGTGGGGTACAGCCTGGACTACTCCCAGCCATTCTTCGAAGACCCCACGGGGGCCGGCGAGCTCCTGGACGAGGACGAGGACGAGGACGAGACCTGGACGGGGGCCTACCTGCCGTCTTCAGTAGAGCAGACCCACCCCCTCAGGGCCGCCACCAGCACATCGCCCTGCAGCACCTACATGTCCTTCTTCTCCAGCCCGTCGGAGCTGGCTGGGCCCGAGTCTCTGCCCCCATGGACGCTGAGTGGCACGGGCTCCCGCGCCTCTCCAGAGCCCCCTTCCAGTAGCCCCAGCCCAGATTTTGCAGCCCACGGAGAGTCTCTGGGGGACCGCCACCTGCGGACGCTGCAGATAAGTTACGAAGCA CTGAAAGAGGAAAACTCTAAGCTCAGAAGAAAGCTGAATGAGGTTCAGAGCTTCTCTGAAACTCAAACAGAAAT GGTGAGGACGCTAGAGCGGAGGCTGGAGGCGAAGATGGCCAAGGAGGAGCGAGACTACCGTGACCTGGAGTCCGTGGTCCAGCAGGTGGAGCAGAACCTGGAGCTGATGACC AAACGGGCCGTGAAGGCAGAGAACCAGGTGGTGAAGCTGAAGCAGGACTTGGGGCTGCTCCAG GCGCAGATCTCCACCTTCGAGCAGGAGAACGAGGCCCTGCGGTGCGGCCAGGGTGCCAGCCTGACTGTGGTGAAGCAGAACACCGACATGGCCCTGCAGAACCTCCGGATTGTCATGAGCAATGCACACGAGTCCATAAA GCAGCTGGTTTCTGGAGCGGAGACACTGAACCTTGTCGCCGAGATCCTCAAATCTATAGACAGAATTTCTGAGATTAAAGAGGAGCCGGAGGATGAGTCCTGA
- the ENTR1 gene encoding endosome-associated-trafficking regulator 1 isoform X3, with the protein MAGYARRPGATPLSRARSLVIPDDDKLEELEEVNPFSFKEFLKAKNFSLSKEDPPNSRVYTKEAPRHSLGLERRSPSPQTVGYSLDYSQPFFEDPTGAGELLDEDEDEDETWTGAYLPSSVEQTHPLRAATSTSPCSTYMSFFSSPSELAGPESLPPWTLSGTGSRASPEPPSSSPSPDFAAHGESLGDRHLRTLQISYEALKEENSKLRRKLNEVQSFSETQTEMVRTLERRLEAKMAKEERDYRDLESVVQQVEQNLELMTKRAVKAENQVVKLKQDLGLLQAQISTFEQENEALRCGQGASLTVVKQNTDMALQNLRIVMSNAHESIKQLVSGAETLNLVAEILKSIDRISEIKEEPEDES; encoded by the exons ATGGCGGGCTACGCGCGCCGCCCGGGCGCCACGCCGCTGTCCCGAGCCCGGAGCTTGGTCATTCCGGACG ATGACAAACTTGAAGAGCTTGAAGAGGTGAATCCGTTCTCCTTTAAGGAATTCCTGAAAGCCAAGAATTTCAGCCTGTCCAAAGAGGACCCCCCCAACAGTCGGGTTTATACGAAG gaggcccCGCGGCACTCCCTGGGGCTCGAACGCCGCTCCCCCAGCCCACAGACCGTGGGGTACAGCCTGGACTACTCCCAGCCATTCTTCGAAGACCCCACGGGGGCCGGCGAGCTCCTGGACGAGGACGAGGACGAGGACGAGACCTGGACGGGGGCCTACCTGCCGTCTTCAGTAGAGCAGACCCACCCCCTCAGGGCCGCCACCAGCACATCGCCCTGCAGCACCTACATGTCCTTCTTCTCCAGCCCGTCGGAGCTGGCTGGGCCCGAGTCTCTGCCCCCATGGACGCTGAGTGGCACGGGCTCCCGCGCCTCTCCAGAGCCCCCTTCCAGTAGCCCCAGCCCAGATTTTGCAGCCCACGGAGAGTCTCTGGGGGACCGCCACCTGCGGACGCTGCAGATAAGTTACGAAGCA CTGAAAGAGGAAAACTCTAAGCTCAGAAGAAAGCTGAATGAGGTTCAGAGCTTCTCTGAAACTCAAACAGAAAT GGTGAGGACGCTAGAGCGGAGGCTGGAGGCGAAGATGGCCAAGGAGGAGCGAGACTACCGTGACCTGGAGTCCGTGGTCCAGCAGGTGGAGCAGAACCTGGAGCTGATGACC AAACGGGCCGTGAAGGCAGAGAACCAGGTGGTGAAGCTGAAGCAGGACTTGGGGCTGCTCCAG GCGCAGATCTCCACCTTCGAGCAGGAGAACGAGGCCCTGCGGTGCGGCCAGGGTGCCAGCCTGACTGTGGTGAAGCAGAACACCGACATGGCCCTGCAGAACCTCCGGATTGTCATGAGCAATGCACACGAGTCCATAAA GCAGCTGGTTTCTGGAGCGGAGACACTGAACCTTGTCGCCGAGATCCTCAAATCTATAGACAGAATTTCTGAGATTAAAGAGGAGCCGGAGGATGAGTCCTGA
- the ENTR1 gene encoding endosome-associated-trafficking regulator 1 isoform X1, with the protein MAGYARRPGATPLSRARSLVIPDDFGCGKGKGAERGLPRAHGTRFGDDKLEELEEVNPFSFKEFLKAKNFSLSKEDPPNSRVYTKEAPRHSLGLERRSPSPQTVGYSLDYSQPFFEDPTGAGELLDEDEDEDETWTGAYLPSSVEQTHPLRAATSTSPCSTYMSFFSSPSELAGPESLPPWTLSGTGSRASPEPPSSSPSPDFAAHGESLGDRHLRTLQISYEALKEENSKLRRKLNEVQSFSETQTEMVRTLERRLEAKMAKEERDYRDLESVVQQVEQNLELMTKRAVKAENQVVKLKQDLGLLQAQISTFEQENEALRCGQGASLTVVKQNTDMALQNLRIVMSNAHESIKQLVSGAETLNLVAEILKSIDRISEIKEEPEDES; encoded by the exons ATGGCGGGCTACGCGCGCCGCCCGGGCGCCACGCCGCTGTCCCGAGCCCGGAGCTTGGTCATTCCGGACG ATTTTGGCTGTGGAAAGGGGAAAGGTGCTGAGCGAGGCCTGCCCAGGGCCCATGGGACACGCTTTGGAG ATGACAAACTTGAAGAGCTTGAAGAGGTGAATCCGTTCTCCTTTAAGGAATTCCTGAAAGCCAAGAATTTCAGCCTGTCCAAAGAGGACCCCCCCAACAGTCGGGTTTATACGAAG gaggcccCGCGGCACTCCCTGGGGCTCGAACGCCGCTCCCCCAGCCCACAGACCGTGGGGTACAGCCTGGACTACTCCCAGCCATTCTTCGAAGACCCCACGGGGGCCGGCGAGCTCCTGGACGAGGACGAGGACGAGGACGAGACCTGGACGGGGGCCTACCTGCCGTCTTCAGTAGAGCAGACCCACCCCCTCAGGGCCGCCACCAGCACATCGCCCTGCAGCACCTACATGTCCTTCTTCTCCAGCCCGTCGGAGCTGGCTGGGCCCGAGTCTCTGCCCCCATGGACGCTGAGTGGCACGGGCTCCCGCGCCTCTCCAGAGCCCCCTTCCAGTAGCCCCAGCCCAGATTTTGCAGCCCACGGAGAGTCTCTGGGGGACCGCCACCTGCGGACGCTGCAGATAAGTTACGAAGCA CTGAAAGAGGAAAACTCTAAGCTCAGAAGAAAGCTGAATGAGGTTCAGAGCTTCTCTGAAACTCAAACAGAAAT GGTGAGGACGCTAGAGCGGAGGCTGGAGGCGAAGATGGCCAAGGAGGAGCGAGACTACCGTGACCTGGAGTCCGTGGTCCAGCAGGTGGAGCAGAACCTGGAGCTGATGACC AAACGGGCCGTGAAGGCAGAGAACCAGGTGGTGAAGCTGAAGCAGGACTTGGGGCTGCTCCAG GCGCAGATCTCCACCTTCGAGCAGGAGAACGAGGCCCTGCGGTGCGGCCAGGGTGCCAGCCTGACTGTGGTGAAGCAGAACACCGACATGGCCCTGCAGAACCTCCGGATTGTCATGAGCAATGCACACGAGTCCATAAA GCAGCTGGTTTCTGGAGCGGAGACACTGAACCTTGTCGCCGAGATCCTCAAATCTATAGACAGAATTTCTGAGATTAAAGAGGAGCCGGAGGATGAGTCCTGA
- the ENTR1 gene encoding endosome-associated-trafficking regulator 1 isoform X5 has translation MCYVPSPVLASVGDPDFGCGKGKGAERGLPRAHGTRFGDDKLEELEEVNPFSFKEFLKAKNFSLSKEDPPNSRVYTKEAPRHSLGLERRSPSPQTVGYSLDYSQPFFEDPTGAGELLDEDEDEDETWTGAYLPSSVEQTHPLRAATSTSPCSTYMSFFSSPSELAGPESLPPWTLSGTGSRASPEPPSSSPSPDFAAHGESLGDRHLRTLQISYEALKEENSKLRRKLNEVQSFSETQTEMVRTLERRLEAKMAKEERDYRDLESVVQQVEQNLELMTKRAVKAENQVVKLKQDLGLLQAQISTFEQENEALRCGQGASLTVVKQNTDMALQNLRIVMSNAHESIKQLVSGAETLNLVAEILKSIDRISEIKEEPEDES, from the exons ATGTGTTACGTGCCCAGCCCGGTGCTGGCGTCCGTGGGAGACCCAG ATTTTGGCTGTGGAAAGGGGAAAGGTGCTGAGCGAGGCCTGCCCAGGGCCCATGGGACACGCTTTGGAG ATGACAAACTTGAAGAGCTTGAAGAGGTGAATCCGTTCTCCTTTAAGGAATTCCTGAAAGCCAAGAATTTCAGCCTGTCCAAAGAGGACCCCCCCAACAGTCGGGTTTATACGAAG gaggcccCGCGGCACTCCCTGGGGCTCGAACGCCGCTCCCCCAGCCCACAGACCGTGGGGTACAGCCTGGACTACTCCCAGCCATTCTTCGAAGACCCCACGGGGGCCGGCGAGCTCCTGGACGAGGACGAGGACGAGGACGAGACCTGGACGGGGGCCTACCTGCCGTCTTCAGTAGAGCAGACCCACCCCCTCAGGGCCGCCACCAGCACATCGCCCTGCAGCACCTACATGTCCTTCTTCTCCAGCCCGTCGGAGCTGGCTGGGCCCGAGTCTCTGCCCCCATGGACGCTGAGTGGCACGGGCTCCCGCGCCTCTCCAGAGCCCCCTTCCAGTAGCCCCAGCCCAGATTTTGCAGCCCACGGAGAGTCTCTGGGGGACCGCCACCTGCGGACGCTGCAGATAAGTTACGAAGCA CTGAAAGAGGAAAACTCTAAGCTCAGAAGAAAGCTGAATGAGGTTCAGAGCTTCTCTGAAACTCAAACAGAAAT GGTGAGGACGCTAGAGCGGAGGCTGGAGGCGAAGATGGCCAAGGAGGAGCGAGACTACCGTGACCTGGAGTCCGTGGTCCAGCAGGTGGAGCAGAACCTGGAGCTGATGACC AAACGGGCCGTGAAGGCAGAGAACCAGGTGGTGAAGCTGAAGCAGGACTTGGGGCTGCTCCAG GCGCAGATCTCCACCTTCGAGCAGGAGAACGAGGCCCTGCGGTGCGGCCAGGGTGCCAGCCTGACTGTGGTGAAGCAGAACACCGACATGGCCCTGCAGAACCTCCGGATTGTCATGAGCAATGCACACGAGTCCATAAA GCAGCTGGTTTCTGGAGCGGAGACACTGAACCTTGTCGCCGAGATCCTCAAATCTATAGACAGAATTTCTGAGATTAAAGAGGAGCCGGAGGATGAGTCCTGA
- the PMPCA gene encoding mitochondrial-processing peptidase subunit alpha, whose product MAAAVLAATRLLRRSGSWGRSRLRFGPAACRQFSSSGTYPSVPLSSPLPGVPKPVFATADGQEKFETKVTTLDNGLRVASQNKFGQFCTVGILINSGSRYEAKYLSGIAHFLEKLAFSSTARFGSKDEILLTLEEHGGICDCQTSRDTTMYAVSADARGLDTVVGLLADVVLQPRLTDEELDMTRMAVQFELEDLNMRPDPEPLLTEMVHEAAFRENTVGLHRFCPPENIAKIDRQALHAYLGAYYRPERMVLAGVGVEHERLVQCAHRHLLGAQPAWGDVGDVEADRSVAQYTGGIVKLERDMSSTSLGPRPMPELTHVMVGLESCSFLEDDFIPFAVLNMMMGGGGSFSAGGPGKGMFTRLYLNVLNRHHWMYSATSYHHSYEDTGLLCIHASADPRQVREMVEIVTKEFILMGGVVDGVELARAKTQLSSMLMMNLEARPVIFEDVGRQVLATHSRKLPHELCALISHVTADDIQRVASKMLRGKPAVAALGDLSDLPPYEHIQEALSSRDGRLPRTYRLFR is encoded by the exons ATGGCGGCGGCGGTGCTGGCGGCGACGCGCCTGCTGCGGCGCTCCGGCTCGTGGGGCCGCTCGCGGCTGAG GTTTGGACCGGCTGCGTGCAGGCAGTTCAGCAGCAGCGGCACCTATCCCAGCGTCCCCCTCTCGTCTCCCCTGCCCGGCGTGCCCAAGCCTGTCTTTGCCACCGCTGACGGCCAGGAGAAGTTTGAGACCAAAGTTACCACCCTGGACAACGGGCTGCGTGTGGCTTCGCAAAATAAGTTTGGGCAGTTTTGTACCGTGGGCA tTCTCATTAATTCGGGATCAAGATATGAAGCAAAGTACCTCAGTGGAATTGCCCACTTTCTGGAAAAGTTGGCGTTTTCG TCAACCGCCCGGTTTGGCAGCAAAGATGAGATTCTGCTCACCTTGGAAGAGCACGGGGGCATCTGCGACTGCCAGACGTCAAG GGACACCACCATGTATGCCGTGTCTGCTGACGCCAGGGGCTTGGACACAGTGGTGGGCCTGCTGGCAGACGTGGTCCTGCAGCCCCGGCTGACAG ACGAGGAGCTGGACATGACACGGATGGCTGTGCAGTTTGAGCTGGAGGACCTCAACATGAGGCCAGACCCCGAGCCTCTGCTGACCGAGATGGTCCACGAG gctgccttcagggagaacaCTGTGGGCCTGCACCGCTTCTGCCCCCCTGAGAACATCGCCAAGATCGACCGGCAGGCGCTGCACGCCTACCTTGGCGCCTACTACAGGCCCGAGCGCATGGTGCTGGCCGGCGTGGGCGTGGAGCACGAGCGCCTGGTCCAGTGCGCGCACAGGCACCTCCTGGGGGCCCAGCCAGCCTGGGGGGACGTGGGGGACGTAGAGGCCGACAGGTCGGTGGCGCAGTACACCGGGGGCATTGTCAAG CTGGAACGCGACATGTCCAGCACTAGCCTGGGGCCCCGCCCGATGCCGGAGCTGACACACGTCATGGTGGGCCTGGAGAGCTGCTCTTTCCTG GAAGACGACTTCATCCCCTTTGCCGTGCTGAACATGATGATGGGCGGGGGCGGCTCCTTCTCTGCCGGCGGCCCTGGGAAGGGCATGTTCACGAGGCTCTACCTTAACGTGCTCAACAG GCACCACTGGATGTACAGCGCCACGTCCTACCATCACAGCTACGAGGACACGGGCCTCCTGTGCATCCACGCCAGCGCAGACCCCCGGCAG GTCCGAGAGATGGTGGAGATCGTCACGAAGGAGTTCATCTTGATGGGCGGAGTGGTGGACGGG GTGGAGCTGGCGAGGGCCAAGACACAGCTGTCGTCAATGCTCATGATGAACCTGGAGGCGCGGCCGGTCATCTTCGAGGACGTGGGCAGACAGGTGCTGGCGACCCACTCCAGGAAGCTGCCCCACGAGCTGTGTGCCCTCATCA GTCACGTGACTGCAGATGACATCCAGAGAGTGGCTTCCAAGATGCTCCGAGGGAAGCCTGCTGTGGCCGCGCTGGGCGACCTGAGTGACCTGCCACCCTACGAGCACATCCAGGAAGCCCTGTCCAGCCGAGATGGGCGCCTGCCCAGGACGTACCGCCTCTTCCGGTAG